A genomic stretch from Tamandua tetradactyla isolate mTamTet1 chromosome 15, mTamTet1.pri, whole genome shotgun sequence includes:
- the TNNC1 gene encoding troponin C, slow skeletal and cardiac muscles — protein sequence MDDIYKAAVEQLTEEQKNEFKAAFDIFVLGAEDGCISTKELGKVMRMLGQNPTPEELQEMIDEVDEDGSGTVDFDEFLVMMVRCMKDDSKGKSEEELSDLFRMFDKNTDGYIDLEELKMMLQATGETITEDDIEELMKDGDKNNDGRIDYDEFLEFMKGVE from the exons ATGGACGACATCTACAAGGCCGCG GTAGAGCAGCTgacagaagaacagaaaaatg AGTTCAAGGCGGCCTTTGACATCTTCGTGCTGGGGGCTGAGGATGGCTGCATCAGCACCAAGGAGCTGGGCAAGGTGATGAGGATGCTGGGCCAGAACCCCACGCCTGAGGAGCTGCAGGAGATGATCGACGAGGTGGATGAGGATG gcagcgGCACGGTGGACTTTGATGAGTTCCTGGTCATGATGGTTCGGTGCATGAAAGACGACAGCAAAGGGAAGTCTGAGGAGGAGCTGTCTGACCTCTTCCGCATGTTTGACAA AAACACTGATGGCTACATCGACCTGGAGGAGCTGAAGATGATGCTGCAGGCTACGGGCGAGACCATCACGGAGGACGACATAGAGGAGCTTATGAAGGATGGCGACAAGAACAACGATGGCCGCATCGACTACGACG AGTTCCTGGAGTTCATGAAGGGCGTGGAGTAG